The nucleotide window CGTTGCTCCTACCATTTGTAGTTTGAagttcttataaatatttcgttctaagatacaaaagataaaatatacattAGGCTATACAACTTAAATCCTGCTAAACTAACTACAGCACCTCCAGCTGTAGTACATTGTTGGTGCAAGATAATCATGAATCGACAACATAAAGTAACTACCAAGGTAGTCAATCGACCTTGCCAAAGCCCTAGCTTACCTGCCCAAAACCCAGCGTGGCAACTTGCCTCAGCTATTTTTCACAAGAAAATGATTCACTCAACTTGTATGATAGAAGCATTACATGGAATGACGACCATCTGTCCTGTCTTTTGTTGGCCGTTCTTCTTGAATTTCTTCAAGTTCATCACCATCCCCCATCCTACCTGCTTGCTCCTTCCAATAAGCGACCAACTTTTTCAATCGGGCTAcctcttttgatgaaatatttttgcttGGATCATTCACAATCGATCGAACTCTAGATGCATACCTGAATTAGCAGAGGCAAGCATGATAAGAACAAACACTAGAATACCGTGAAAAGGAAACGAACAAAATAATAAGTCAAGGCACTAGGTATGAAGACAATTCATAACTAACAATGTCCTACATCAATATGCCACTAAGTTGGAATGAAACTACAATGTTCAGCAACTTAAAATTGCAAAATCAAGCAATACGTAACGTTGAGTTTTAGAAAAGAACAGAAacataaattcatattaatagtAAGAATTCATGTTCTCATTCCATATTGCTTATCACTGATTCAATAACAATCAAgctttataacttattaacgtATTGCTAAGGATAAGTTAGTGAGGAGAGGAAGCAAGTCACACCAAGTTGACCCCAAAAGAAAATTAGAGACGTGAAAAGTAGAGAGATAACATACATTAGAGAATTGTATGTCTCATCCAAGTTTGATTCAGATGGTGATACATTTACGAACATGAGTGTTTTTGCATTACCACCAAGTGAATCACTCATTAACATGGTTAGCTTGTGATTCCTGTAAGGTATGTGTTGACCACCAGAAGATAATGCACTAATAACATCAGCGAGTGCTGAAAGTGATTTATTGATGCTTTGAGCTTCCTTGAGTTGACTACCGGAAGACCCCgactttttcactctttctgaaCCAGCAAGATCCACAAAACTTAGCTGCAAATGAAATCATACGATGGTCACATATAACCATAAAAGACATTAATTCAACAAGCAACCAAGACAAGGCTTCAATCCCGATCTCTAGCATCATCACACTTAAATTTATCCTTCTTTGCATTGCAGGACAAAAGGAGCAAGACAAAATAATGTACATTGTCCATGTCCAAAGTGCATAAACCCAGGGATGAGAAAAAAACTTGGATGGCTTTATGGAGAAGTACTACaattctttacatttttttccttttcaagcCTACATGAACCATATATCATTGTATGTTCAAACATATAAACAATATGACTGATAATGACGATACCTTTCCCCTTGCAACAGATTGAGTTTGAAGGTTGGTACTttcaataaaaattgaaagtattaGATGAGATCTTGAACTAACTTCATTCATTTGAGTTCCGGATGTATGTCGTTGCTCAGATCCTCTTCGAATAATGCTCTTCAATTCCTCAAATGTTGAAATTGATACAACTGTTACATTTTCTACAGATACCATGCCCTGACATCACAGAGTCTTAACATCAAGAGCAGCTTTCAAAGGGGAATGCtatcattatttatatgatCAAATATAAAGGACAACATTTACCATCTAATAGATTGAAACTCTTTATGatatttctcaaagaaaatacaaattacaaaggaAACTGGATAACATCATACCTTCAAATCTTTCTTAATCTCCAATTTTAAGCGTTTAGCATTTTTTGATAATAGAAGATCTACAAGTGTATCTTGGTATAACTCCACCATATATGCCTGCATCAATACAGATTGATGTCAATTCTTCAACAATAAATACAAATCATATAGATGAACAACTAATTAGAAACATAATCGTGCAAATGAGAAATATTGAGCAATagctacaaatttattttgttgagggTTGTAACCTTCAAGCTTGTATATAAAGTGAATTGAAGATCTATCGACCATAAAACTGATgaaattttctggaaaaataattcaatttgttACAACAATTGCACCTTCaatgaaaatgagaattttttgtCATCTcgatttatgattttaaataactCTGCAGTAGCTCGGGGGGTAAGTCCAGGATTGCTTTCAGATCCATATACTGTAAATGTCTTTCCAGATCCAGTTTGACCATAAGCAAATATGCACACGTTATAGCCATCCACAGCAGACTGCACCAGATACTgcattaaaacaataaaagcaaataaaattatgaattgaCAATTAAAGAGCATGCACAAACACACTCactatagagaaaaaataagatcCCATAAgttgataatatatttaaattagtcAAACTTGCCCTTGTATCCTCAAACACATCTTCTTGAGTAGCAGTGCCATCAAACACACGATCATACATATGCTGCTTGAGTTTATCATCTTTCCATGGATGTTCAACCGTAAACTCATCTAGACTTGTAAGtaaatctctttctttttcagcaATCTCTTTCTCATTAAGAGGTCTCAATCGACAAAAAACTCTGATCTTGCCTTTCATATCTGAAATGTATCCAAgagataatattttgtttattgcaATGATAGACTTTTCAAGATTACACAAATAAAGGACAACATTCTAAAGCTGTAAAAAAAGCACCCCATTGAAGTATTAGAAAATGCCAACCTTCAATGGTATTAAAATAACGCTTCCTTAAAACTTGTTCTTCCTTATAGAGCACTTCCAACTCTGCAAGTTGGGCCCCTTGCATCTTCAAAATGGCAGCAGTTTGCTCATTCTTTCTATCAATATCCTATATGCAAGTGGAAATTAACGAGTAAAATTTACTCACTATGGGTCTTTAGGAAAATACAGAATGCAGCCATTTCAAACAAACTGGAAAGACATTTACATCAAGGCCTGAAGTTTTTTTATGCAATTGAAGTAGGTACTGAAGTTCAACGAATTACGTaagattttttgataagtaaaaaaaaaaaaaaaaaaaaaaacgaattaCGTAAGATCAAAAGTATCAAAcctctttcatttctctcaaTTCCTCTAATTCCCTTAGATTATTTTGTGATGAAGCTAGATCAGCATTCCGGACTGTAAGAGTTGACTCAGCAATAGCTAATTCTTGTGTGACCCCTTCAAGCTTCTTTTCAAGTTCAAGAACTTGAAACTTCAAGGCTTTACATTCTTGATCAAAGTTTTTCTCAAGAAAATCTATCTGCATTTCAATAATTACTATGGATACAATTTCTAACCTTGTGAAAATGATAGAGGtgttacctatcaaaaaaaaaatgatagaggtGTCTAAAACCAAATTCAAGTATTAACAGTGCTACCTCATCagctttcttcttttcaagttCAGACATCCTTTGTTCCAATGATAATCTTTCATTTACCAGCTTCTTCATAATGTCTTCAGCTGCATGAAACTCCTCGTTACGAAGATTTAACTCATCTTGGAGCTTTTGTAACAACTGTGTTAAAGTGTTCATAATACAAAAGTTATTCGTCCATCATGTAAAAACCCATTATTGTTGAAAGAGATTGTTGTAATCATATGAATTAATTAACAGATATATTCCTATTGACACCAGGAATTCATTTCCGCAAAATTTACCTGGGTATCAGCTCCAGTTATAtcttttttggtattgttcTCTATCATAAGATTCCCCAACTTGGCCAACCTCGATTCCATGCTCCTTTTCTCCAGCAGTGCAGCCTAATAGATTTCAAAATCAATACAAGCTCACATAGATAATGCCAATTCCACAATGTTGATCATACTAACCTGAAGAGCCTTATCCTTTTCATCACACCATGATCTAAGTCTGTCACGATCGCATGTAACTTTTGCAAGGTTTTGCTTCTCAGATCTCAAGGATTCTTTCATTTCCTCTAGTTCTTCTTGCATTTTCATatcttgcttttgtttttcaCGCAGTTCttgtaaaaactaaaataacaagCTTAACTTCAATACCAGATGTAATTCCATGAGGGAGATACATCAAAACTTCTATAATAGTATATACGCGAAAGAAGATTTCTTCTACTGCACATGAACCAGCTCTAACCATCAACTGAAGCCCCCCACTTACATGAGGACCTAGATGATTTTTAGAAGGCCATTAATAGTTTACAATTAGGAAGCTTAGTTAGTATGAAAGAAATGACCCTCATGTTCCAAACCCAGGGATCAACTTTGCAATATAAGTATTCAGTACATTTCTCAGTCTTTGGATGAGTGGAAGGATCCAAACAATCATGAAAGATTtaggggatgcttggggaatgagatgagaattatgTGAAATAGTAgaaaaatggtttgagttaagatgttttattgggttttgggaaatgactaatgagaaagaaaaggttgaataaaaatattataaagtttaaatattgttaggatataattttttaatattatttttgttttgaaatttgaaaaagtagtttgtttttttatattttgtttggaagtttgggaaagttataatgattaggtaattattagatgaaaaggttgaagatttgaaattaaagtgtTTGTgcttgagtgatgtttgggaagaaaattatgagaaattatgagatgtgatgagatgagatgagtttcccaaacaagcccttagtgTTTGTGATTATCTCACCTGAGGTTGCTTTAGACTAAATTTGGTCAGTGCAGTTTTACCTATAAGCTCAACCATGGGACCTTGATGGTGCTTTAGTTGAGCAAGTATGTAAATTTCACTAGATTGACGGGTTTATTCTTATCTATGTGCAACCAACGCAGCCACTACAGATCCACTTACCCCCccccaaaccaaaaaaaacaaaaaaaaggaaaacgaaaaagaaaaagaaaaagaagagaggatAGGGACCTTGGAATATGAAATTGGAATAATTTGTTCACTACCAAATTTTCCAATTCCAATTTGTTAGAATTTCATACAAGTCTTACTTGATCAGCCTGGGTTTGAGATTCTTCAAGAGCTTTAGACAAATCCTGAACACGTTTCTCATACACTTCCATGCTAGGAGGTCTAAAATTGTTAGGAAGGTCTCCATTTATTGAACTGCCAGCACTGGACCGAGCTTTAGAGTAACGACGCAACATGACATCATTTATATGTGTCTGAAGAGCAACACAAATTTCTTCTCCCTACAATAAAGGAGAAATAACTACTTAGGCATGAATTCATG belongs to Juglans regia cultivar Chandler chromosome 8, Walnut 2.0, whole genome shotgun sequence and includes:
- the LOC109001960 gene encoding kinesin-like protein KIN-14E isoform X1; the encoded protein is MTIDMQPSTAQSAGTSRSSFSSSNGNEDTPLHSSTAVSNGDDYDSDGSNFAPLTPATLSMAIPEELAGAIPLISRFQVEGFLRLMQKQIQSAGKRGFFSKRSVGSQVRERYTFEDMLCFQKDPIPTSLLKINSDLVSRATKLFQIILKYMGIDSSDRVTLANLDERIELVGKLYKHTLKRSELRDELLIQISKQTRNCPDRHYLVKAWELIYLCASSMPPSKDIGGYLSEYVHNVAHDMSADSEVRGLALNTLNALKHAVKAGPRHTIPGREEIEALLTGRKLTTIVFFLDETFEEITYDMATTVADAVEELAGIIKLSAYSSFSLFECRKVVTGSKSPEPGNEEYIGLDDNKYIGDLLAEFKASKDRSKGEILHCKLTLKKKLFRESDEAITDPMFLQLSYVQLQHDYILGNYPVGRDDAAQLSALQILVEIGFVDRPESCVDWNSLLERFLPRQIAITRAKREWELDILSRYCSMEHLTKDDARQQFLRILRSLPYGNSVFFSVRKIDDPIGLLPGRIILGINKRGVHFFRPVPKEYLHSAELRDIMQFGSSNTAVFFKMRVAGVLHIFQFDTKQGEEICVALQTHINDVMLRRYSKARSSAGSSINGDLPNNFRPPSMEVYEKRVQDLSKALEESQTQADQFLQELREKQKQDMKMQEELEEMKESLRSEKQNLAKVTCDRDRLRSWCDEKDKALQAALLEKRSMESRLAKLGNLMIENNTKKDITGADTQLLQKLQDELNLRNEEFHAAEDIMKKLVNERLSLEQRMSELEKKKADEIDFLEKNFDQECKALKFQVLELEKKLEGVTQELAIAESTLTVRNADLASSQNNLRELEELREMKEDIDRKNEQTAAILKMQGAQLAELEVLYKEEQVLRKRYFNTIEDMKGKIRVFCRLRPLNEKEIAEKERDLLTSLDEFTVEHPWKDDKLKQHMYDRVFDGTATQEDVFEDTRYLVQSAVDGYNVCIFAYGQTGSGKTFTVYGSESNPGLTPRATAELFKIINRDDKKFSFSLKAYMVELYQDTLVDLLLSKNAKRLKLEIKKDLKGMVSVENVTVVSISTFEELKSIIRRGSEQRHTSGTQMNEVSSRSHLILSIFIESTNLQTQSVARGKLSFVDLAGSERVKKSGSSGSQLKEAQSINKSLSALADVISALSSGGQHIPYRNHKLTMLMSDSLGGNAKTLMFVNVSPSESNLDETYNSLMYASRVRSIVNDPSKNISSKEVARLKKLVAYWKEQAGRMGDGDELEEIQEERPTKDRTDGRHSM
- the LOC109001960 gene encoding kinesin-like protein KIN-14E isoform X2, with product MGIDSSDRVTLANLDERIELVGKLYKHTLKRSELRDELLIQISKQTRNCPDRHYLVKAWELIYLCASSMPPSKDIGGYLSEYVHNVAHDMSADSEVRGLALNTLNALKHAVKAGPRHTIPGREEIEALLTGRKLTTIVFFLDETFEEITYDMATTVADAVEELAGIIKLSAYSSFSLFECRKVVTGSKSPEPGNEEYIGLDDNKYIGDLLAEFKASKDRSKGEILHCKLTLKKKLFRESDEAITDPMFLQLSYVQLQHDYILGNYPVGRDDAAQLSALQILVEIGFVDRPESCVDWNSLLERFLPRQIAITRAKREWELDILSRYCSMEHLTKDDARQQFLRILRSLPYGNSVFFSVRKIDDPIGLLPGRIILGINKRGVHFFRPVPKEYLHSAELRDIMQFGSSNTAVFFKMRVAGVLHIFQFDTKQGEEICVALQTHINDVMLRRYSKARSSAGSSINGDLPNNFRPPSMEVYEKRVQDLSKALEESQTQADQFLQELREKQKQDMKMQEELEEMKESLRSEKQNLAKVTCDRDRLRSWCDEKDKALQAALLEKRSMESRLAKLGNLMIENNTKKDITGADTQLLQKLQDELNLRNEEFHAAEDIMKKLVNERLSLEQRMSELEKKKADEIDFLEKNFDQECKALKFQVLELEKKLEGVTQELAIAESTLTVRNADLASSQNNLRELEELREMKEDIDRKNEQTAAILKMQGAQLAELEVLYKEEQVLRKRYFNTIEDMKGKIRVFCRLRPLNEKEIAEKERDLLTSLDEFTVEHPWKDDKLKQHMYDRVFDGTATQEDVFEDTRYLVQSAVDGYNVCIFAYGQTGSGKTFTVYGSESNPGLTPRATAELFKIINRDDKKFSFSLKAYMVELYQDTLVDLLLSKNAKRLKLEIKKDLKGMVSVENVTVVSISTFEELKSIIRRGSEQRHTSGTQMNEVSSRSHLILSIFIESTNLQTQSVARGKLSFVDLAGSERVKKSGSSGSQLKEAQSINKSLSALADVISALSSGGQHIPYRNHKLTMLMSDSLGGNAKTLMFVNVSPSESNLDETYNSLMYASRVRSIVNDPSKNISSKEVARLKKLVAYWKEQAGRMGDGDELEEIQEERPTKDRTDGRHSM